gtctttattatggagtctgacagcagtggggaggaaagacctgcgaaatctctccgtcccacaccgtgggtgccgcagtctcccactgaaggagctgctcagtgctgtcacagtctgctgcatggggtgggagatgttgtccaacagtgatgacagcttagccgccattctcctgtcactcaccacctccactgggtccagaggacatcctagaacagagctggcccttcggatcacactgttcagtctcttcctgtccccagcagagatgctgccgccccagcagaccacaccataaaagatagcagaagccacgacagagtcatagaaggtcttcaggagtgggccctccaccccaaacgacctgagtctccgcagcaggtacagcctgctctgccctttcctgtagagggcgtctgagttatgagtccagtccagtctattgttcagatgaacaccaaggtatctgtagctgtccacagcctcaatgtccataccttggatgttcagtggttgcagtggaaaatgcttgtgcctgcggaagtctaccaccagttccttggttttactggcgttgatctggaggtagttcagctggcaccagtccacaaagtcttgggtcagacctctgtactccttgtagtccccatcagtgatgaggccgactattgcagagtcatcagagaacttctgcaggaagcactgggtggaattgtgggagaagtctgcagtgtagatggtgaagaggaacggagccagaaccgttccctgtggggcccccgtactgcagacgaccctgtccgacacacagccctgagtcctcacatactgtggtcggtcggtgaggtagtccaaaatccaggtagtgaggtgatggtccactccagagttcaccagcttgtcctttagaaccgagggaagaatggtgttgaaggcactggagaaatcaaattattacttccaggctggacgactgcaattcattattatcaggatgtccaaaaaactcactgaaaagccttcagctaatccaaaatgctgcagcaagagtcctgacagggactagaaagagagagcatatttctcctgttttggcttcccttcattggcttcctgttaaattcagaattgaattcaaaatcctgctcctcacatacaaggtcttaaataatcaggccccatcttatcttaatgaccttgtagtaccatatcaccctattagagcacttcgctctcgctctgcaggcctacttgttgttcctagagtatttaaaagtagaatgggagggagagccttcagttttcaggcccctcttctgtggaaccagcttccagtttggattcgggagacagacactatctctacttttaagattaggcttaaaactttcctttttgccaaagcacatagttagggctggaccaggtgaccctgaatcctcccttagttatgctgcaatagacgtaggctgccgggggattcccatgatgcattgagtttttcctttccagtcacctttctcactcactggtcgtgtccaaattcatgggctgcatcctcctgaggctgcATTTGTAAACCGATTAcatcacagcgacgcgacgaaggctgtccaaattcgtagactcctccaaatgcagccgacaaatgcgtcctccttttccccaaatttgaaggatgggtcgggtgtgtccttcgtggcccaccttatcccagaattcatagcgcggcccagccaaactccagtttccaacaatgctCCTAAGTTTTACCAATGctccgctactaagttttaaaattactcatactaatctttctgggtcacaaaataaagttttaacatattttcaggcgagaaagtagttgtgtaaacatcaaatatctgctcggtttatcaagatgtcacatatttgcaaaagtgcttcgacgttttcggagacgtctgctacccaccagctcgacagctagccgagagctcgagggtcactggAGCCgctgagaacggcacaactcccggcacatcactTTCAGATCACCGCAgtctactcaggttaaacgtgatatataagtcacttaggcaacctaaaaatgttattgttgggcttttttcactgtttgatttgttcctgagtaaatcggtttggctgagattaaagtcctagttttcacacagctgaataaacgtcaaacagaaaactgattaaacagaagtgtgagacggttgagaatttacgccagtgtcctgttatattttagataggaaggagcagacggctgagttcattaaactccaccgagacagcggtgacgtaaatcagaaggctagaccgtccaatttccacagccgtttacttccggcctacccgaccttctgaggacccggcccacgtagaccgcgaaggccgggtcctcaggaggatgcagcccatgaatttggacacgaccactATGTGTTagcagacctctctgcattgaatcatatctgttattaatctctgtctctcttccagaGCATGtcttatcctgtcttccttctctcaccccaattGGTCCCAGCAGATGTccccccctccctgagcctggttctgctggaggtttcttcctgttaaaagggagtttttccttcccactgtcgccaaagtgcttgctcatagggggtcatatgattgttgggtttttctctgtatctattattgtaggatctactgtacaatataaagcaccttgaggtgactgttgttgtgttttggcgctatataaataaaattgaattgaaattatcACACTATCATAATGTAGTGTTGAGTTGTTTAAATGGTTCGGTGTTTTCTTGTTATTCAGGTAATTGTATGTCTACATATGAAATTGTTGCACCTTTGGGGAGTGAGTGCCAACTCTCTTCTTACTGCGCTTTTTAGCCTCTTTGATGCCTTTCTGTTCAACACTTGACTtgaacctttttcttttctcacagaTAATCCAAGCCAGCTTGTCAGCAGTCTCTACCCAATGCCAGATGTAATCTTGGTTACTTGTTAGCGGTATCATGCCTTGTTTTCTCAATTGATTATGATTTTCAAATCTTAGCCTGtcgcaaaaaataatttctctcTTTTACTGCAGTCCAATATTAGCCACTTTCAAGCTAAAGAAGATTTTCCTCAGCAGTTAtctcatctttttttgtttagtttgactgagtgtgtaaaataaaattttaaaatgaataatttaaaaaccatattattgaaataaaatgtgtttttcaaaatTGCTTACAATGTAatcatacattttttaaatttactttaaaacatCTTGCATGCATGTCTGGCAAAGGAGGAGCTGATTTACTGTGCATTTCTGTTTCTTGAAATagaaaaaagtctgttttcaaACAGGTTTTGTAAACCACATCTGTTGATGATTTTGAAGTTTGTGATAAAGACAAAGAATAGCATGTGGTTTCACTCTAGTTCACAGCTTGTAATAAATCATAAAAACTGGTTGTTGCAGTGGctgcttctctttttaaatgttgttgttgttgttgttcctcATTACGATCATCCTGAACGACCTCGTACACATGAGTCTGAGGAGAAGAGCACCAACATTAGTGAAATAGGACATGTGAGCTTGACTCGGCATGATCCTGTTTTTTGATATCTTTCAAAAATATCTTTCAGTACTGGGCTGATCATTAGCTGCAGACCAAGAAGGAAAACATTGTGGTCATTGTGGAAGTATTCAACCTTCAGATCCAGAATAAATCGGATTTATTCCCCAGATCCTTGTTGCGCTTCCTCTTGGTGTAAatgtaaaatggcctgtatttatatagcgcttttactagtccctaaggaccccaaagcgctttacatatccagtcatccatccacccattcacgcacacattcacacactggtgatggcaagctacattgtagccacagccaccctggggcgcactgacagaggcgaggttgccggacactggcgccaccgggccctctgaccaccaccagtaggcaacgggtgaagtgtcttgcccaaggacacaacgaccgagactgtccgagccggggctcgaaccggcaaccttccgattacaaggcgaactcccaactcttgagccacgatcgccccatagaATCCTCCCTTCCACTATCAGAATGATTAGGAGGATACTTACAGGCATGTGTTTGCAGAGCTGGGGAAAGCAATCATTTTCATCAGTTGAATCAAGAACAGAGGTTGCATGAAGATGCAACCGTTCAGTAATTCATGCATACAGTCAGCAATGCATCACTTCTTTGATGTCATCGAAGCACCTTCTGTCTGTGGTGGCTTTCATACATATTTCAGGAGGACTGAGGGTTTCTTTAAACTCAGTTCAGTTGATTGAGCTGGAGCTATGTTTAGCTATGTGTCTGAGGTATTTGTAGTTTCAGTACCGTTTTTGAGCTATGAGTGCACTTGTTGCCAAATGCAGtagtctgattggtcagatctggggacagtttaccctgcccagGAAGAAAGGGCTACCCTCGTGTAGGCCCACAACCCAGAAGGTGACATAGAGTCAGGTGCAGTGTGTGCTGGGTGGCATTCAAGAAGAGAGACCCTGGCAGTCCATTCCCTAGCTATCAAAGTTGGATGTTGTAAATTAAACTTTCTAAACCCATGCAGGTGTGAGCAGTTAATGACCTTAATAAAGGACAGGGCCGTAATGCAACATGTAATTTAATTACTTGCCAGAGAAAGCTTTTCATTAACTTCTCATTTTTTAACTTTCTCGTTACAACACAAACCCATTCAGTTGCACGAAATGACACAGGAACCTCACTTTTTGCTCATGAGAGTGAGTCATAAGAgatgagttatttttacttgtAAGAGTTATTTATGTTGACTCTGCTACAGTCACTTTAACTCTCGTGACTGCTGTGTGTTTTACATGTGGGTTACTATTTTGATAAAGGTACCATCGTAGCTCAAgagttgtgtgtttgtctcgtaatcggaaggttgccagttcgagccccggcttggacagtcttggccattgtgtccttgggcaagacacttcacctaaagcctactggtgatggccaggggggccgatggtgcgatatggcagcctcgcccctgttagtctgccccagggcagctgtggctacaactgtagcttgcctccaccagtgtatgaatgtgagagtgaaagaatagtggtattgtaaagtgctttgaggggtACTGAAaagcatatatataaatacaatccattattattgtttcaaATAATAACTTTTACATTCCTTTTCATCATGAGTAGGATATTAATGATGAAAACCCAAACAGCAGATACGCCTGTAACCCAGTGCTGAGGAGAAACTGGACTTATCCCATACATTATGCCACTGTGTGGCATTTTTAAGAGTCAGTGGAGTTTTCTATGTGTTATGTAGTGTATGGGAATGTCCAGGTCCCTGCGAGATGAATGAGAATAGTGGGCGTATTAGTGAGAGGTGCTTAGGTGACAAAAGGCTGTGCACCAGGTGTGGAGTAGGCCTTTGTCTTGCTCAGTGAACGGGGTAGTAAATGTACTACTGGGTAGATTACTCACTATAGCTGATTAACTGACAAGCTGAATGTTTTAGTCGGAccaacacatatatatatatatttaattatctGATATTTTTTGCATAGTTAATAAAGCTGCTTGTGACTGCACTCTAATGGGACATTTCtgactgcagtgtttgttttaatttcgcAAGAGTGGTCACCTATTGTCAGGGTTATCGCCACTGAAGAAATAAAGACTttggtttggacattttattcaGTGATGGTGGAACAAATAACTTTGATAATAAAGTGTAAgaataaataagaataagaagagaaaatataaatatgtgaaacataaatTTGCACATGCATGgccaacacaaacaacaagtCAGCAATACACCCACTGCAGCTCAGGGATTAGTCACAGGTCTTGGACGTGCTACAACATCATAGGACTTGATCTTAAGCACAACACTGGCAACTCCTCTCAGATCAGGCAGTGAGGTCTCACTCTCAGGCAGGAGGAACTGAAAATCTCTCAGCAAGTAGGCACTGAACAGAAAAAGCTCCATTTTGGCCACAGACTCTCCCAGGCAGAGCCGAGCCCCCCCTCCAAAAGGGATCAGGTCACGGGTGGAGCCGCCTCCgcttcctcctccttcattcAGAAAGCGCTCTGAAAGAGAGAGTGTCAATACTTTATTTGAACTCTTCTGAGCCAAGTGAAATGAACACAAATCACACAGCGTTTGGGACAGTACCTGGTTTGAAGCTGTATGGGTCAGGCCAAACTTCAGGATCATGATGTGCTCCAAAAAGATTAGGAATGATGACTGTGTTCTTAGGGATGAAATAACCTGCAATGCTAAACATGAGGAGGAGCCATGTATTTGTCTTAATGCCAAGTATCAagcaacacacatacataacagggcaacagcagaaaatgtgtatgtgtgtatgcctgtttgtttgttgttgttgttttttcaggtTTTGGTTAATTTAAATAATGTCTACACATCTTCTTTCTGcacaattacataaataaacaatgatggtgcttgttgttttaataaattacatttttctaaAGGTAATTCAAGTGGATGTCTCTTCATAAGTCTGATCTTGGAGGAAGAGCGGTGCCAAATGTTGCAATACTTCATACTTCCAGCATCACATTCCAGCATACTTCATTAATTAAAACCACTCCCTTTGGAGAAATGTGAGACTGTGGGAGATCTGGAGACCTCAGCCAGGCTGTACTAGCACATGTAtctcacacataaacacacacgcacacacaaagacaattgtgttttcatatctttgtggagacatctaattgacataatgctttccctagccgcttaccctgaccctaaccatcaaaaataaaCGAAATGAGTGCCTGAtactaaaatcacattttagtatcagtaatatattttatatataatatacttttatataataataaaaaagttattatttgaaacaataataatggattgtatttatatatatgcttTTCAGTacccctcaaagcactttacaatactGATCCTTCAAACTCGTGGGGACATGGattttgtccccataagggCTGTTGGTCcgcacaacaaaagaaaacttcAAATTTTTGGTCCCACAAAGATATGTAAACATGGTACATGTGTGTACACACCcccatctacacacacacacacacactcacacatatacacacacaggtacTTAGTCAGTAGTGCTTattgtgtgttgtgtagttCCTGCTATTTATTATGTGCAGGCTGACCTGCTGTCTCTGATGGCTCTGTGTGGTACTGCCAAAGGGGCGACTGGCCTGAGCCTGAGCACCTCACTGATCAGAGAGCAGAGGACCGGAAGTCTGTGTCTGTCGCTGTATTTAGGGTATCGGCCCTCCAATACTGTGCACAGCTCCTCATATACCAACTCCTGCACCTGTAGATTACATTAGAAAGGATgcataaaaaactaaaacatgtattttgttttaacttttttttgttttttggtaaaaATTCCCAGTGCCTCTGGTCTGTGCAGGAGGAAGGCCACCATCCAGTTTAGCCAGGCCGCAGTAGTCTCTGTTCCCCCGATAAGAAGGTCCACTGTTGCCATGTGAACATGAATATCTGTTAATAGCTGGGAACATGAAGACATGTAATTTAATACTTTTACAGTGTTGCATGTTTCCACTTCTAATTGTGATCTTGAACTAAGCTTGCTCTATCATCATAGTTTGTAAAATTATCGGGACTTCAGGTGATTTATTAAGGAAAGCAGTCCACTATCTCTCCTGGTATTCACTGTATGTACTCACCGCTTTGTCTTCTGTGTTCTGATTGTCAAGTCCCTGGAGGAGGGATCCTGTGATGacatcctgattttttttgtcctgtgaCTGCTTAAATAAATAGCAAAAGTAGATTAAAAGAGAGTTATTTTGgatgtttttaaataacttgtgtgattttgtgtttggtttcaCAAAATCACAGCAAGTATTTTCTTTGTCTTGCGATCTGAATGATTTCAATTCATGAGATCATTATTTTCTTATCATCTTACATTACTAACCTTGTAATTGTTGAGATGTCTTCCTATGATTTCGTCTCTCCTGACCACCTCTTTCAGAAGATGGGCAAAAACAGGATTGGGTAATTTCTTTGAGAGAACAAAtgacatgaaattattttcacaacatggtactggttttatttatttgaccaATAGTCTAAATGGTGGATATTTACTCTAAGCAGTGGGAAAGAGTCCAGGGCTGATATCCAAGCGGAGCCCCACAGAGCAACAATCTCATTGAGACATCTGTGCAACTCCTGCAGCTCCGATGAGCTCTTATCATACTACAAGACACAAAGTAATGAGACACACTGTCCAAAAACAGAGGGAACAAGATGTCGTCATGCTTATCCTCAAGAGTTTCACTTCCTGATTAACAGAACATTATGAATGTACCTTTTCTAAGACggtgacatgaaaacaaacagaactagGGGGAGAAGAATACTCACTTCTATTCCGAAAGCCAGAGTGGTGATGACATTACTGGCCGCCACAGTAAAATCCTCTGACAGATCTACAGCACAGCCTTTATAGCCCATCAAAACCTAAACAGTGAACAAACCCGTGCTTTATCCCGAGCATTTGGTTTGCAAAGTCTTCCTTCTAAaatcttgttttccagctttttttaACTGTACCTTTAACAGATGCAGCGCTTGTCTCTCAATGACATCATGCAACGACTTTTTGCAGCAACGCTGCAGAGAACTATGGACAAGGCGATGTTGTGCCTTCCACTTTTCAGTATAGTCACCTAAAGATATGTTGCAACCTCCCCCAGACACAATATTACCTGAAAGAAATGAGTCAGGGTCATGATATCATATGACAACTACGCAGCCCAGTGCACTGAACTGAACTCTTTACCTGTGTATGAGATCGGTCTCCCGGCAAAGTCACACCATTTCTTCACCAGTGCTTCTCTTATGACTTCGCTGCTGTTCAGCACTACCATAGCTGAAACAACACGATTATAAGTGCAGTGTTTTGGTGTTATGCAACCCGAAATTTACTAAAAATGTCAACCGTTATCAATTAATGGATCATTACTTGTTGTTCCGCATTTAAGGCGATAAATGCTTCCATAGCGCTGTGCCAAATTTGTGAGGTGAATTGGTAGATGATCATGTTTCAGCTCCATCATATTACCAATGAGAAAGTGGCCGGGAGGGCCCGGGAGGGaaagagatgaggagcagggaAGAAACTGGTCCAGAAATCTAGAATCATCTCCTACACAGAATTAGAAAAGACAAAGTAAAATGGACAGGCGCAAACGATATAGAATAACAACCAGTTTCAGTTTTGTAAGTCtccatatttttaatttcattatttattgcAACCATCAAAACCATATACTATAAAAAGACCGTGAATATATACTCAACTTGACTTACTTCCCTTATGATTTTCCTGAACATCTTTGTGTTTCTGACCAGAAATCCAATTCAGCACCATGAACAGCAGTACAACCAGGAACGCAGCTCCCACACTGACTATTGATATTTCCATTATCACTTAGAGTCTTCTCGCGGTGGTCAACACGCAGCCCTGAACATTTATAGTCCTCTCACAGGTCTTAAAGCCTGTCAGCTCGATACAGTGTTTGGTGTTTTCGCTATAATCAAGGACATCCAAATATTTGTTAGGTCAGCATGACTGTTGATGTGATAAATGCAGCACAAGACAGCCTAGACATGATTTGCACTCACTAAAGGGCATGTTAACACATTTTAGTTGACATTACAATCTGTCAAGCCTGTGTTTCTCAATCTTGTAACACGACGAACGCAGGGAGGTGAGAAATTGTAAATTGCtttcaggaaataaaaactCACGAGACCAAGGTTAGCCACATTTATTCCAATGGAGTGAAACAGTGCATGTTTAATTACAGTAGTAGTGGGGTGGCATACAATTTTGGGGCACAAAACACATTTGTATTGAAATGAATGAGTCAGGCAGAACAGTAGAACAGAATTCAAAAGTTACAATAAAATTAGTTGTTACGTCTGCTATAAAAACAGATCAGAAAATTACTTGCACATTGAATCAAATGAACTGACAGCTGCAGCTATCAAAACAACTATAGGTTATTTTATTcggacagagacacagaaaccGTGAGATCCAAGGTTCTCGAAAATTTCTGGAGCTTTAATTTTCTGTCAGATGCAGAGTTTTCATGGAGGCTGGTCCATCCTTACCCATGAGTTGCAGGGGAGAACCTGGAGGGTCTGAACTTCATCTCAGTGAAGGGAATGGAGGAGTCTTTACCTTTCCAGTCTATCCAGACTATTCCCtagagcagaaacagaaaaagaaaatctatctTTGGCCAGTGtgctttaaaagataaaaacgtTTAGAAATCAGCAGAGATTAGTCGTACCTGATTGTTACTGTTGATGCCATAAAGACCATTGAGGTTGACCTTGTAACAGTTTTTATACCACCAGCCTCCCATGTAGGCCTTGGCACAGTGGATCCCCATGGGATCAGGGTTCTTGTCTCGGGTTGAGAATGGACGACCGTTATGGTACCTCATAGAGTCACCTGTCAGAAAAGTGCATTGATATTGAGATCCAAATTGTCAGGTATAActgcacttgttttgttttaatgcagtttttgaAACTGGACCTGCTGTTCCGGTGTAGCCAGACACGGTGAGCGTATAGTGCCTCGTCTCTGAATCGACAGAGAAGTTCGTGTAGTGAGCGTAGACGGTATGGTTTCCTGATCGCATATCCACTCTCAGACTCACAGGGCCAACATTAGTCAGGTTGTGCAGGAGCTCATTTCCTGGTGGGAGTTGGGAGAAAAGATGCTGTTTAAGCAGATGtagtgaaaacaaaagaaaacactttgaaTCAGATAAAGTGATTAGAAGCTTGGCTTTATACTGTACCAAGCCAGAATTCTTCACTCAGGTTTCCAAAGCCAGCTTTGTATTCACTCCATGTTctgaaaaaatctgtttttccattCATCCTCCTCTGGAACACCTGCaaaacacagagactgctgtctaaaacccaaataaaagtctatttttgacttttattcAAGTGACTGCAGTTTGTCTTACTGTCCAGCCGCCTCCATCAGTCTCCATGTCACAGTAGACTCTAACTGCTCGCCCCTCTCGTCCTTGAGGGTAGATGTCCAACTCTCCTGAGTGCAGAGCTCCATTCAGCAGCTCCTGAGAGCACTCGGTAGGGAAAGGGAAGCGCAGTTTTCCTAACAGATAAAGAAAATTAGTTTTTAGAGTAATCACAAGATGGGATTACATTGCAACACGTAAAATGCATACCTGTGATGAATTCTGTGGTGACAACAGATGTATAGTGTCCATCTCTCTCGCCTTGCACCACAACAAAATAGCGGGACATGGGCAAAAGCCCAGTCAACTTGTACTCTGTGATGGTGGGCTCCAGAATCACCTCctaatataaacacagtaacacacagagCTTTGAAATTCTGTAAAAGTCGGGTCTCTCTTTAATTATTGTATACCAAAGATCAAAAATTGCAACTGACCTTTGTCTCCTCTCCGGCCACCTGATAGAGCACTTTGTAGCTGTGATAAACGGCAGGGGTGGCTCTCCAAGCTATGACTGCACTTCGAGCCCCAACTTCACTGGCTTTGACCACTGAGAGACACAAGAAGCCCCttggcagtttttcttttttctttttttaagtttactcACTTAAAACTAAACATACTCTCTAGGTTGCTCATCCATGAAGGATTATTTTATTCTCTCTTGTTTAAGATTATGATTTTACTTCATTTTCCCACCCTTTTGCTCACCATTTGCAGTAGTAAATGTTGTTGAGATGGCCATACTCTGCAGACTGTCCTTCTGGCTCAGCACTTTGACCCTGTAGAGGGTGCCTTTCTGCAGGCCTCTCAGCTGGTGCTCCACTGAGTTTCCTGACAAGGTCACGGTCACTGTCACATTAGGAGCTGTGGCAATAAGAGCATTCCGCTTAGTCGCAAGCACTTATTCATTAGTCATTATGTCAGTGTGGCCACACTCACTCTTAGAGGACTCGTAGCTGATGACGAAGCGGTCTACTTTCCCTAGACTGGGAGTCCACTGCAGCACAGCTCTGGTGTCTGTCACATTGACAACTTGAAGATGCGTTGGAGGGGCGGGCACTGCAGTTCGGATATTATCCacagtgtttatgttttatttttgcactcCAAGACAAAGACAGTAGCCTTTTATAATAGTAAACTTGTCTAAGATTGTACCTGTGGTGATGACGGATGTGAGTGGATCACTCTGGAATTGGCCTTGTGTCGTAGTTACAGTGATTATGTAGGAAGACCCAGCAGACAGCTTGGACAGAACAACGTAAGACTGCTTAGagcccactgtcaccaagcggTTCTCCCCTGTCAGGACGACAACAAGCACCACAATGAGACACTAAGAACATTTCCTAATAAACTGACATTAACCTTCACTTGGGTTGAGCTGGCATTAATTAAGTGTTTTATGCTGGATAACTCTGGTCTGAGATAAACAATATGAGCAGTACTTAACAGACCTGTTAAAATGTTGGTGTATGTGACCCTGAAGCCTGTGAACGTTGTCTTTGGTTTGGACCAGGAAACATTGAGAGAAGCCTCTGTGACATTACTGAAAACCATCTCTGTGGCTGGCTCAGGACCTAGCAAGAGAAAAAAGTACAACATAGTGTATCATTTGCTTAGATATTGATGGACTTATACATAAACGTTTTCCTGCTGTTATTACCTGTGGTTGCAGTT
The DNA window shown above is from Astatotilapia calliptera chromosome 11, fAstCal1.2, whole genome shotgun sequence and carries:
- the LOC113032285 gene encoding steroid 21-hydroxylase-like isoform X1; the protein is MEISIVSVGAAFLVVLLFMVLNWISGQKHKDVQENHKGRDDSRFLDQFLPCSSSLSLPGPPGHFLIGNMMELKHDHLPIHLTNLAQRYGSIYRLKCGTTTMVVLNSSEVIREALVKKWCDFAGRPISYTGNIVSGGGCNISLGDYTEKWKAQHRLVHSSLQRCCKKSLHDVIERQALHLLKVLMGYKGCAVDLSEDFTVAASNVITTLAFGIEYDKSSSELQELHRCLNEIVALWGSAWISALDSFPLLRKLPNPVFAHLLKEVVRRDEIIGRHLNNYKQSQDKKNQDVITGSLLQGLDNQNTEDKALLTDIHVHMATVDLLIGGTETTAAWLNWMVAFLLHRPEVQELVYEELCTVLEGRYPKYSDRHRLPVLCSLISEVLRLRPVAPLAVPHRAIRDSSIAGYFIPKNTVIIPNLFGAHHDPEVWPDPYSFKPERFLNEGGGSGGGSTRDLIPFGGGARLCLGESVAKMELFLFSAYLLRDFQFLLPESETSLPDLRGVASVVLKIKSYDVVARPRPVTNP
- the LOC113032285 gene encoding steroid 21-hydroxylase-like isoform X2, which produces MEISIVSVGAAFLVVLLFMVLNWISGQKHKDVQENHKGRDDSRFLDQFLPCSSSLSLPGPPGHFLIGNMMELKHDHLPIHLTNLAQRYGSIYRLKCGTTTMVVLNSSEVIREALVKKWCDFAGRPISYTGNIVSGGGCNISLGDYTEKWKAQHRLVHSSLQRCCKKSLHDVIERQALHLLKVLMGYKGCAVDLSEDFTVAASNVITTLAFGIEYDKSSSELQELHRCLNEIVALWGSAWISALDSFPLLRKLPNPVFAHLLKEVVRRDEIIGRHLNNYKSQDKKNQDVITGSLLQGLDNQNTEDKALLTDIHVHMATVDLLIGGTETTAAWLNWMVAFLLHRPEVQELVYEELCTVLEGRYPKYSDRHRLPVLCSLISEVLRLRPVAPLAVPHRAIRDSSIAGYFIPKNTVIIPNLFGAHHDPEVWPDPYSFKPERFLNEGGGSGGGSTRDLIPFGGGARLCLGESVAKMELFLFSAYLLRDFQFLLPESETSLPDLRGVASVVLKIKSYDVVARPRPVTNP